The DNA region ACGTAGAGGAGCTTGAGAATGTTGAAAATAGTATTGCAATTGCAGTCATAACCATAAACTCTATTAATATCAGGTAGATAGCCTTCCAAATATCAACGTTTACATTTCTAACGCCATGACCCCACAGATATTCATTTAACATAAGTGCAAGGTAAAGACCAATTCCCATAATAATAGTATTTACAGTAACCGTTATCAGTAAGCCTATGTATTTGCCCGCAAGAAATTGATAACGAGGGACAGGTTTTGCAATGATGGTGAAGATTGTCCTCTTCTCAATCTCCTTACTAATCAGCCCAATACCAAGAAATACAGAGATCAGTAATCCAAAGACATTTATACTTGCAAGACCCAGATCAATGATAATTTTTGAGCGATCTCCAACTGTTAAAGTCGCAAATAGAAGAGATAGACTTATTAAAAGCAGTGCAAAGAATAGGAGATTATAGAGAATCTTATCCCTTATTGCCTCTTTGAATGTATTTATAGCTATTACAATGATGTTCAAGAAGAAATTACTCCAGTCTTTTTAATAAATAGTTCTTCTAAGGTCTCGCGATGAGGTATTACTGATACTACTCTACCCTTTCCTGCTAATATTAATTTCAATACGATTTCAAGGGAGAGTTCATCCTGAACTTTGATTGATATCCTGTCATAGCTCTCATAAATAGATATCCCTGTCTGAGATATAGAAGTCAATTCTTCTTTAGTTATACCACTTGCAATGACCTCAATATGTTTAACCTTTGTATCAATAATGTTGTCTAATCTTCCAACATTTACAAGCTCTCCATTGATCAGGATGCCGACACGATCGCAAATAAGTTCAACATCAGGGATTATATGTGTACTGAAGAATATAGTTTTCCCTTCTTCTTTCAATTTTAAAATCAGTTCACGTATCTCTTTTCTTCCAATAGGGTCAAGACCTGACATAGGTTCATCTAATACAACCAAATCCGGATGATTCATGATAGCCTGTGCAATACCGATTCTTTGAAGCATTCCTTTTGAGAATTTTCGTAACTGCAGACCCTTTGCTTTTTCAAGCCCTACTGTGGAAAGTAGTGAAGGAATAATATCCCTAAGAGAATCTTTATGAATTCCTGACAATTGACCATAAAACTTTAAGAACTCTTCTGAAGTCAAATAGTCATAAAAATAAGGTTGTTCAGGAAGGAAGCCAATCCGCCTTTTAACTTCTACATTACCCAATTCCTTATCTAACAGCCATGCCTTACCGCTTGTTGGGTAAATCAACCCCATGAGTATTTTTATGGTAGTAGTTTTTCCAGCCCCATTCGGGCCAAGAAAACCAAAAATTTCTTTGCTATTAACCTCAAGATTCAGGTTTCTTATCGCAGTAATTTTTCTGCCCATGAAACCGGTCTTAAAGACTTTTGTAAGTCCTTCAGTCTTTATAATAGTTCTTATCATTTTTACTCTTTATTCTTGCCCCTTAATAAATAGCTTCATTCTTTTCTTAACTATACTACTGTAAACATTTCCATTGACAGGATTAATTAAGTAATGCCCACCGAAGGGTTCAGATGGGATATTACTGATATATCCTTTTGTTAGAAGATCTGTTAATTTTGTCGGATAAGCCCTATTGGCCTCTTTGTATTTTTTTACTATCCCCTCCAGCATCCTAATATCCTTCTCTACGGTAACTTCTTTTATTCTGTTAGAAATGCTTTCCTTAACCTTTTCATCATTTGATTCTTTGTACATTCTATAGAGAAATTCAATCGCAACATCAGGGTCTCCTGACTGTACATAAAGCCTTGCAGCAAGCTTAGGAAGGTACTCCGGATGTCCCGGAAGTTCTGATGCCTTTGCCATATATTCTGCTGCAAGTTTGTAATCCTGTAGATAGAAAAAATAATTAAATCCAATATAGAATGGTATCTGCCATACATCAGGGTTTTCCTTAAACCCCTTTATTAATAATTTATTACTTAAGTCAGGTTGTTGAGCCAGGACGGCTAAAGTTACTCCACCCAGTTGATATACGTAAGAAAACTTAGGATCAAGCGTAGTTACAACATCTAACGCATGATATACCCAGTTATATGCTTTTGGCGTCACTGTTTTGTCACCAATTACCTGAATTACTTTAAGCCATATAATATCACCTGCAAGCTGTTCATATCCAAGAACAACCGGTTTAAGATATTCTCCTTTCGGTAACAACATAAATTCTTCAATCTTTTGTCCTACACCTTTATATGTCTCTATCCTTGTCTGAAGAAAATATATGGGTATAAATAAGGTTATTATTGAAAGAACTATAATATAATATTTTATTTTAATATATATATTCACCCTAAAATCCATTTAGGTCGCCCCCGAATGCCTCTATCGGGGATATAGATTCCCGATAAAAAATTTCGGGAATGACAAAATTGAGGCAAGATATAAGGTTAGTCTCAAAGATGAAATCCGGCTCTTAAGGTGTGGATACATCATTTTGCAGGTTTGTAAAAACCCTATCCTGATTATAGAGCCATTGGTCTGTAGATGCGTCCCTATCAATATTTCCTACTGACCCTACAATAATGGTATTGACTGTTGCAGTAGAACCCGGGTCAGAATAATCTACTCCTGCTTCAGCGTTTGTAGGAGTGCCTGCTGCAGCTAATCCATTATACCAGTAACGGTATCTGGTTGTACCATTTG from Nitrospirota bacterium includes:
- a CDS encoding ABC transporter permease subunit, producing the protein MNIIVIAINTFKEAIRDKILYNLLFFALLLISLSLLFATLTVGDRSKIIIDLGLASINVFGLLISVFLGIGLISKEIEKRTIFTIIAKPVPRYQFLAGKYIGLLITVTVNTIIMGIGLYLALMLNEYLWGHGVRNVNVDIWKAIYLILIEFMVMTAIAILFSTFSSSSTLSAIFTLAAYVVGHLTEDIKLLGDKAANIPTKTVTNFIYYLLPNLDNFNIKGRVVYGLHIPLSYITFVTIYGLLYIACLLLLAGIIFQKRDFK
- a CDS encoding ABC transporter ATP-binding protein, which encodes MIRTIIKTEGLTKVFKTGFMGRKITAIRNLNLEVNSKEIFGFLGPNGAGKTTTIKILMGLIYPTSGKAWLLDKELGNVEVKRRIGFLPEQPYFYDYLTSEEFLKFYGQLSGIHKDSLRDIIPSLLSTVGLEKAKGLQLRKFSKGMLQRIGIAQAIMNHPDLVVLDEPMSGLDPIGRKEIRELILKLKEEGKTIFFSTHIIPDVELICDRVGILINGELVNVGRLDNIIDTKVKHIEVIASGITKEELTSISQTGISIYESYDRISIKVQDELSLEIVLKLILAGKGRVVSVIPHRETLEELFIKKTGVISS